The following proteins are co-located in the Psilocybe cubensis strain MGC-MH-2018 chromosome 5, whole genome shotgun sequence genome:
- a CDS encoding hypothetical protein (Uncharacterized protein R883), producing MANVAQVTRDFISGLTSLSWDSPGQRAINALLAPALDAELALRTLFVVQPDHPVLRDPYVGLIDAFATPISARRTWPRSTGSISLGSMVVGHQTITPEGRTRTSFFPRHYMFPLPFHLRRRKGVSCIVNDLDTFKANFILFTGHAFMKMRHWNNVVVAGGSILACLGAQPDDMDNVALNTLFNSNAYKSSDVDVFLYGLTPLAVSISLRNVECSKFTTTSGLPFLIDRSAYERLTPSRSIATAWPHRPVQIILRLYASPAEILAGFDIDSSCMLYNGDRVWLNCRALASLIRQCNTVDLSRRSPSYEIRLVKYSERGMEIYIPFLRRDLIDPSFVYNKSLDRIPLGLPCLVVLEKRRDDPDYYHKIFVRKNWASKNYLRKEPHLWPEDYDPVDRLLASNYDFSWVKIPFGKNWNADRDMKMNNNCPKPETEDEEQLIESEKFVFIRGHVSFITNNPGQQLLTGSFRPETTADWTHGLYFTEDEDRNEMDATRDDEVYHRSLQQIWENSRTFEEHEDDFRPLTVKDIDELGYFDEPKPDSWLRAWEVQAVKVESDDEAEAELGAEEVEEGTHGEARVEIVLEDSEDEVECP from the exons ATGGCCAATGTCGCTCAGGTGACCAGAGATTTCATCTCTGGTCTCACATCCCTCTCTTGGGATTCCCCTGGACAAAGGGCTATAAATGCCTTGCTCGCTCCCGCCCTCGACGCTGAACTCGCTCTACGAACCCTTTTTGTGGTTCAACCTGATCATCCTGTGCTCAGAGATCCATACGTTGGCCTCATTGATGCATTCGCTACACCGATTTCTGCCAGGAGGACATGGCCCAGGTCTACTGGAAGTATATCTCTTGGAAGCATGGTTGTCGGTCATCAGACTATAACACCTGAAGGTCGAACACGAACTTCCTTTTTCCCAAGGCATTATATGtttcctttgccttttcACCTGCGTCGCAGAAAGGGCGTTAGTTGCATCGTAAACGATTTAGATACCTTCAAGGCCAACTTTATTCTCTTTACGGGACACGCCTTTATGAAAATGCGCCATTGGAATAATGTCGTGGTCGCCGGGGGCTCTATCCTTGCTTGTCTTGGAGCCCAGCCTGATGACATGGATAATGTGGCTTTGAACACCTTGTTCAACTCCAACGCGTATAAAAGTTCCGACGTCGACGTGTTTCTTTATGGACTCACTCCCTTGGCCGTAAGCATctcttt GCGAAACGTCGAATGCTCGAAATTTACGACGACATCCGGGCTGCCATTCCTCATCGATCGATCTGCATACGAAAGGCTAACACCATCACGATCTATAGCAA CTGCATGGCCTCACCGCCCAGTGCAAATCATCCTTAGACTTTACGCGTCTCCGGCTGAGATTTTGGCTGGATTTGACATTGACTCATCTTGCATGCTCTACAACG GCGACCGAGTCTGGCTTAATTGTCGAGCTCTTGCTTCCTTGATACGTCAATGCAATACCGTTGATTTGAGCAGAAGGTCACCGTCATACGAGATACGGCTGGTGAAGTACTCTGAGAGAGGGATGGAGATATATATTCCTTTCCTGCGTCGTGATTTGATCGACCCATCTTTT GTATATAATAAGTCGCTGGACCGCATACCTCTAGGTCTCCCATGTCTCGTGGTGCTTGAAAAGCGCCGCGACGACCCTGACTACTACCATAAGATCTTCGTACGCAAAAACTGGGCATCAAAAAattatctcaggaaggagCCTCATTTATGGCCTGAAGACTACGACCCAGTGGACCGTTTATTGGCCAGTAACTACGATTTCTCGTGGGTCAAGATACCTTTTGGAAAGAATTGGAATGCCGACAGG GACATGAAGATGAACAAT AATTGTCCGAAGCCAGAaacagaagatgaagaacagCTAATTGAGTCGGAAAAATTTGTTTTCATTCGAGGACATGTTTC CTTTATAACAAACAATCCTGGCCAGCAATTATTGACAGGGAGCTTCCGCCCGGAGACCACGGCGGATTGGACTCACGGGCTCTATTTcactgaggatgaagaccgCAATGAAATGGATGCCACCAGGGACGATGAAGTTTACCACCGGTCGTTGCAACAGATATGGGAGAACTCCCGAACATTTGAAGAACATGAAGACGACTTTAGGCCGCTTACCGTCAAAGATATAGATGAGTTGGGATATTTCGATGAACCAAAACCTGATTCTTGGCTGAGAGCTTGGGAAGTTCAAGCAGTCAAGGTAGAATCTGACGACGAAGCCGAAGCCGAGTTAGGGGCTgaggaagttgaagaaggtACTCATGGTGAAGCGAGGGTCGAGATTGTCCTTGAGGACTCCGAAGACGAGGTAGAGTGCCCCTGA